ATCAAATCTTTACTCTAAGATAGAAGACCGTCCCTTGATATTGCACCAAGTTGATGACACTGATCTTCATGGAGATAGAAACATGAGACACGACGGTGGTGACATTAGTCCAACTTTGGAAACTCCTAGAAGTTTATCTATGAAATTCAGGCCTAATTCATTTAGTGATCTGGTGGGACAGAATGTGGTAGTGAGATCTCTTTTAGGCGCCATCTCAAGAGGAATGATAGCATCATTTTATCTGTTCCATGGTCCACGTGGTACAGGCAAGACATCTGCTTCTAGGATATTTGCTGCAGCACTGAATTGCCTCTCTGTTGAGGGGCAAAAACCATGTGGCCTGTGTAGAGAGTGTGTTCTGTTCTTTTCTGGAAGAAGTAAAGAGGTTAAGGAAGTGGATTCTGTGAGAATCAATCGCACAGACCAGGTTAAATCCCTCGTTAAGAATGCATGTATCCCTCCCATTTCCTCACGATTTAAGGTTTTCATTATTGATGAGTGCCAGTTACTGAAGGCTGAGACATGGGCGAGCCTTTCGAATAACCTAGAGAACCTTTCTGAGCATGTGGTTTTTGTTATGATCACTCCTGATTTAGATAAACTTCCTCGAAGTGCAGTTTCCCGGGCTCAGACCTATCACTTTCCGAAGGTTAAAGATGCTGACATTGCATGCAGATTAGAAAAGATTTGTGTTGAAGAAGGTCTTGATTTTGATCAGGCTGCTTTAGACTTCATTGCTGCAAAATCCTGTGGTTCTGTTAGGGATGCAGAAATGATGCTTGATCAGCTGAGTTTGCTTGGTAAAAAGATTAAACTTTCATTAGTTCATGAGCTTGTAAGTATAGTGCTTTTGGTCCATAAATTCCCTCGAAActttcttcatttttattcCCTCAATACTCAGGCTTGCCCTTTGTTGTTTGCAGACTGGGATTGTTTCTGATGATGAATTGCTCAATTTGCTGGATCTGGCTTTGTCATCTGACACTTCAAATACAGTTATAAGAGCTCGAGAGCTGATGAGATCCAGGATAGGTCCTTTGCAACTTGTATCACAGCTGGCAAATCTCATTATGGACATCCTTGCAGGGAAATGTGTAGATGGTGGTTCTGAGGTCAGAAGTAAATTTTCTGGTAGATATACCTGTAAGTATTTTAAAGCATAAATTATCATATTCTATTCAGATTTAACTGAACTGAATACATTATCtgtgtgttgagaagtctcacattgattaGAGATATGGTCAAAAGAGTTCTTATTAAGGGTAGAGCATCCCTCaccctaagctagcttttggggtagagttagccctaacccaaattctaagaggCTGTTTTATATATTTGCACTCCATGTTAGTGTCTATACTCTATTTCTGCTCATATCATATTTTTCTTGTCTgactgtttttttcttttctctatcaTAGCGGAAGCCGACCTTCAGAAATTAAGCCGGGCAGTGAGAATACTTTCTGAAGCTGAGAAACAGTTAAGAATTTCAAAAAACCAAACAACGTGGTTAACTGTAGCTCTACTGCAGTTAAGCTCTGTAGATTATCCTTCCGTGGATGTAAATGATACAAAGTTGTGTTTGAGAGGTACAAGCAATGGAGTTGGGCTTTACTCCCCCACCCCtccaatattatttatattcttttaattcattttctCCTCCTAAGTGGCTGTCTTGGGTGGGGTTAACATAATGAAGTAGTTTCATTGGTTAGAAATTTCTATTTCAAGCTTTACCTTATTCCTTTAATGGATATGGATGGTGATTTCTTCAATACATGATCTACAGAGCAGAGCATGGAGCATCTTGCTACAGGTCAGTGTGGCGACAAGTCATATAGATTAGGAGTGCAGGAGGATCACAAAGGAACATTGGATGCCATATGGTATAAAGCTACTGAGATATGTCAATCTGGTCAGCTCAAAACTTTTCTCAGGAAGAAGGGGAAGTTGTCTTCACTTCATGTAGATCGCAGTACATCATGTAATTTCTCATTTATGTTTTATATTGCGCTGCTACTCTTCATTAACCAttcatattaaaaatttattacacCAAAGTACAGCCATTCTCTTGTGTTAAATTCATTGTTTGGTCCCACTTTCTCTGAGAGAAATTTGCTTTTTAATTGTCTAAATTGATTCTCTTTTGAAAAGAAACCAATTGTCTTAATTGACCTCTCTGAGAAATTTGCTCTTTTAACTGTCCAAATTAATTTCCTTTCAAGGGGAACTTCAGTCCCTGCTTTGTTGTTTGCAGTATGCACTTTTCTCATCCAAGTTTATCATGGAAACAAATAAAGGTTTTACAGAAATAATATTTATGATCAAACAAATATGTGCCTTTCCATAATCTTGGTCAGCTATTTATATCTTTCACCTTGTATATGTGAATATGCTGAACTCATTTGTCATCGGTAGCTCTTCTgctttttggaaagaaaaattgTAGTCATATTTCCCAAACATTGTTAATACTCAGTGCTGAGTTAAGTAACGAATGAACAAAAATACTCTTAATTTTCAGGGCTTGCTATCGCCGAGTTGGAGTTCCGCCATCGGCACCATGTATCCAAGGCTGAGAAGTCATGGAAATTGATTGCAAGTTCGTTGCAGTTCATATTGGGTTGTAACATTGAGCTGAGGATCACTTATGAACCCCGTGCTTCTGATTCCAAGTATGCCAAACTGAAGAGGTCATCTTTCAGTATCTTTAGCTGTTCACGCAGAGCACAACAGAAATCATTATCGTCTAATGGAAGCGAATCAGATTATGCTGATCACGTCTCTCAAAATCCCATGATAAAGGATAAAACTCTAACTTCCTCTGATTACCATGGAATGGATGTTGTAACAACTTTGAGAAGCTGCAAAGGGAACTTGCTGAGCTCAGGAGAAAGATTTTTGAATAGGTCTTTCCAAGAGAATATGGGGACATCATGTTCTGAAGTTGATTCCTCTAAGGAAAAAGGAAACAGATGTGCACATTTAGTTCCATCAGTCCTTGAGTCAGATTATCAGTCCAACTGTTTTCCTCAAAATCTCTGGCTTCAAAAGAAGTTCCGTTCTTCATATTCATCCAAGTCAACTTTGCAGGGTATCTAACAACAGGAAGATTTTGCTTTGTCTGTGCCGAACTGAACTGTACATGTTCTGAGACACACCTACACTTATGAACCCAGCATTTTCTCCAGTAGCTCTAAAAACTGCATCAAAGCCATTGAGAAAAAAAGTAGGTTGACTAGTTTTTCTTCTTTGTAAGCTTACATTGTTAAAATTATTGTGACTGCAGTTATAGTAATAACCTAGTATAGTTGGGTAGAATCAACTCAATTTACATTCATGTGATGcgcttgattaaaaaacatgaaaatttgATTCAACATATTGAAAATACATCTAGCATATGGGATTCATTTTTATGTTAACTTCTGGTGTTCTCCAAGAAATAAGCTACTTCTCCGATCATACATTCTAACGGTAGGTGCCACAGTCTAAAAATGGTCAAGTCGAAGAAATGCCTGACATTCTTTGTTCCTAAAGATCCAAGAGAAAAATGcaaataatgatgatgatgaatgatTAATAGAACCTAGACTAAGTAGAACACacacttaaaattaaaaacaaaattaaaacacaaaaaaggctAAAACAAGTGCAAGGTACCACGATTGAACAAAATGCAATGCGCGAGATGGTAAAATTGAATTGAATGCTTTGTTGTTTTGTCATATTAAATCACATCTTGTTGAGAGAGAGAACTTATGTGAACCTTACAAAAGGTAGGTAGAAATTTTGTGGAGTGGATCTTTCCTCTTTGAGTGAAAGTTGGAGTTGGTAGATAACTGACTGATGTGACTTGTTATGACAATGTTGTACTTTCACTTTGTCCAACTTGCCTTTTGTATCTCACGTGATACACTTTAGGTCTTCAAGCTATATTTTCTCTTAgacatccttcagcttcttcagcAGACCATACTTGCTTCTATAAGAGTATGAACATTGGCCCTTTCATTGACTAGTTAAAATCATTGAACGATGCTTTCTTCAGACTAGACCAGACTTATGCTCTTCGGACGATAGAGAGTATGGACAATGAGTTCCCTGAAAAGTTGGGACATAAGATCTATTAGAGAAATTTGTGTGTTTCATAGGAATGCAATCAAGAACGTTGTTATTACTCAAAACATGAGATAAGAGAATTATGAATATGTTTAAACTTTACAAGCCTTTCACAAAAATTTACTATGTGCATACCTAGGTGATTATGCTTATTAGGTTAAGGATGTGTTTGTATTAAAGTTGAGTTCAATGTGAAAATCATTTTATTCAATCCAACTCACAACTCATttgttcattaaaaaaatatgtttttttattgaaatttgtGCTATTGTGAGTTCAAAGTTTGGTATCTAAACACACTTAGGGTCCGTTTTGTGTATAAGATAAGCAGATAGAATAGGATAGTGTCATATCATGTTCTAATTTGATGTTTGTTGCGCCACCAGGATAGCATGACTCGATATTGTCTCTAATCCTATCTTGTCGATCATGTATAAAGGTTGCCCTTAGTGGGAAGCTGGGATAGAATtttgacaggatatgataacagtttttaattcttttttagTACCCTACCTAAATTCAATTATTTCaatctttatattttatataatttataataatattaattaataattaaaaaatattaatattaataatatactaattttattatttatcaattacTAACTGTTATTGCTTAGTTAAAATCATTTAGCTACTcgt
This is a stretch of genomic DNA from Lotus japonicus ecotype B-129 chromosome 1, LjGifu_v1.2. It encodes these proteins:
- the LOC130728266 gene encoding protein STICHEL-like 2 isoform X2, whose product is MDGRRHSVDIPISKTLVALRRVRSLRDPSTNSICKRSSLIDNVQWENGSGNGISLLFPEASRECDSDDNVDFTSRNLGFKGQRVQDATDFKLDCGLLGSRLKPSGMSFQDSQHNDDELVYSNPNRQCSSGNKSSSESCDSNHGGEGLDLASIEPHSNNFRDGESCFIATAKSSQLGRIDHSRSDKKSLRANQVRPAQVEGGIVNHVGNPCLSVHDDFSPHSTSVDINQDFDVLDNNDNGCGISFCWSKSPRFRESNLYSKIEDRPLILHQVDDTDLHGDRNMRHDGGDISPTLETPRSLSMKFRPNSFSDLVGQNVVVRSLLGAISRGMIASFYLFHGPRGTGKTSASRIFAAALNCLSVEGQKPCGLCRECVLFFSGRSKEVKEVDSVRINRTDQVKSLVKNACIPPISSRFKVFIIDECQLLKAETWASLSNNLENLSEHVVFVMITPDLDKLPRSAVSRAQTYHFPKVKDADIACRLEKICVEEGLDFDQAALDFIAAKSCGSVRDAEMMLDQLSLLGKKIKLSLVHELTGIVSDDELLNLLDLALSSDTSNTVIRARELMRSRIGPLQLVSQLANLIMDILAGKCVDGGSEVRSKFSAEADLQKLSRAVRILSEAEKQLRISKNQTTWLTVALLQLSSVDYPSVDVNDTKLCLREQSMEHLATGQCGDKSYRLGVQEDHKGTLDAIWYKATEICQSGQLKTFLRKKGKLSSLHVDRSTSWLAIAELEFRHRHHVSKAEKSWKLIASSLQFILGCNIELRITYEPRASDSKYAKLKRSSFSIFSCSRRAQQKSLSSNGSESDYADHVSQNPMIKDKTLTSSDYHGMDVVTTLRSCKGNLLSSGERFLNRSFQENMGTSCSEVDSSKEKGNRCAHLVPSVLESDYQSNCFPQNLWLQKKFRSSYSSKSTLQGI
- the LOC130728266 gene encoding protein STICHEL-like 2 isoform X1, encoding MDGRRHSVDIPISKTLVALRRVRSLRDPSTNSICKRSSLIDNVQWENGSGNGISLLFPEASRECDSDDNVDFTSRNLGFKGQRVQDATDFKLDCGLLGSRLKPSGMSFQDSQHNDDELVYSNPNRQCSSGNKSSSESCDSNHGGEGLDLASIEPHSNNFRDGESCFIATAKSSQLGRIDHSRSDKKSLRANQVRPAQVEGGIVNHVGNPCLSVHDDFSPHSTSVDINQDFDVLDNNDNGCGISFCWSKSPRFRESNLYSKIEDRPLILHQVDDTDLHGDRNMRHDGGDISPTLETPRSLSMKFRPNSFSDLVGQNVVVRSLLGAISRGMIASFYLFHGPRGTGKTSASRIFAAALNCLSVEGQKPCGLCRECVLFFSGRSKEVKEVDSVRINRTDQVKSLVKNACIPPISSRFKVFIIDECQLLKAETWASLSNNLENLSEHVVFVMITPDLDKLPRSAVSRAQTYHFPKVKDADIACRLEKICVEEGLDFDQAALDFIAAKSCGSVRDAEMMLDQLSLLGKKIKLSLVHELTGIVSDDELLNLLDLALSSDTSNTVIRARELMRSRIGPLQLVSQLANLIMDILAGKCVDGGSEVRSKFSGRYTSEADLQKLSRAVRILSEAEKQLRISKNQTTWLTVALLQLSSVDYPSVDVNDTKLCLREQSMEHLATGQCGDKSYRLGVQEDHKGTLDAIWYKATEICQSGQLKTFLRKKGKLSSLHVDRSTSWLAIAELEFRHRHHVSKAEKSWKLIASSLQFILGCNIELRITYEPRASDSKYAKLKRSSFSIFSCSRRAQQKSLSSNGSESDYADHVSQNPMIKDKTLTSSDYHGMDVVTTLRSCKGNLLSSGERFLNRSFQENMGTSCSEVDSSKEKGNRCAHLVPSVLESDYQSNCFPQNLWLQKKFRSSYSSKSTLQGI